The Hevea brasiliensis isolate MT/VB/25A 57/8 chromosome 1, ASM3005281v1, whole genome shotgun sequence genome has a window encoding:
- the LOC110644999 gene encoding uncharacterized protein LOC110644999 isoform X1: protein MFWKLTALSASSPVESILDKENFTLEELLDEEEIIQECKALNSRLINFIRDRAHVEQLLRYIIEEPPEDAESKRTFKFPFIACEIFTCEIDVILKTLAEEEELMNLLFSFLEPNRPHSALLAGYFSKVVVCLMVRKTVPLMKYVQSHQDVFRQLVDLIGITSIMEVLVRLVGADDHVYPNFIDVMQWLADSNLLEMIVDKLNPSSPPEVHANAAETLCAISRNAPSALATKLSSPSFVSRIFGHALEDSHSKSGLVHSLSVCISLLDPKRSATFSPLLHSFRSQQIYESSIPVNPETIDAMLPKLGDLLMLLNVLSDDKILPTTYGELKPPLGKHRLKIVEFIAVLLRTGNEATEKELVSSGTIKRILDLFFEYPFNNALHHHVESIILSCFETKSDTMVDHLLRDCDFIGKILQTDKNPIISGDINQLTVPAAGKRAPRAGNLGHITRISNKLVQLGNTNSRIQTYLQENSEWNEWQASILQERNAVENVYRWACGRPTALQDRTRDSDEDDLHDRDYDVAALANNLSQAFRYKMYGNEDNEEDNGGLDRDDEDVYFDDESAEVVISSLRLGDDQGSSLFTNSNWFAFQDDSVGNAPVSTSPMEMMDEISLNGAANGGNSNSDDEVVVGEDDELTESKDTVNFTSTSKTNFANGFSGSIPIPQSDKATTPQDIGFFRFDTPDNEDFFGDRPFPEWVGWGESSDLQVGGSSLNPFEDHDLSDVNLSDQAEVATPDVNSSSSGESILPNGSSSSKDSSDGSVGSDTSRKSATVPSLFEEDVEFVGVELEGTEKAMEQALKEGIVGEAGPLKRNMIPKVLEKENSDDDGAGIKEFNDANYWRVDQEVAVLE, encoded by the exons GTGGAGTCAATACTAGACAAGGAAAATTTCACATTGGAAGAGCTTCTGGACGAGGAAGAAATAATCCAAGAATGCAAAGCTTTAAACAGTCGTCTCATCAATTT TATACGAGATAGAGCCCACGTAGAGCAGTTATTGCGGTATATTATTGAAGAACCTCCTGAGGATGCTGAAAGCAAACGCACCTTCAA gttTCCCTTCATTGCCTGTGAGATATTTACATGTGAAATTGATGTAATTCTTAAGACTTTAGCGGAGGAAGAGGAG TTAATGAACTTACTCTTCTCTTTCTTGGAACCAAACCGACCTCATAGTGCTTTGCTTGCTGGGTATTTCAGCAAG GTGGTTGTTTGCCTTATGGTACGCAAGACTGTCCCACTTATGAAATATGTTCAA TCCCATCAGGATGTTTTCCGTCAACTGGTTGATTTAATTGGAATAACATCTATCATGGAG GTTTTGGTTCGGCTGGTGGGGGCCGATGATCATGTGTATCCCAATTTCATTGATGTGATGCAATGGTTAGCTGATAGCAATTTGCTAGAAATGATTGTGGACAAATTGAATCCTTCT AGCCCTCCTGAAGTTCATGCGAATGCAGCAGAAACATTATGTGCAATATCTCGAAATGCTCCCTCAGCTTTGGCGACTAAACTCTCTAGTCCAAG CTTTGTTTCAAGGATATTTGGACATGCATTGGAAGATTCACATTCAAAATCTGGACTTGTTCACTCACTTTCTGTGTGTATATCTTTACTGGATCCTAAAAGATCTGCAACCTTTTCCCCCTTGCTGCATTCTTTTCGAAGTCAACAAATTTATGAGTCCTCAATCCCTGTAAATCCAGAGACTATTGATGCAATGCTGCCTAAACTTG GTGACTTACTTATGCTATTAAATGTGTTGTCTGATGATAAAATTTTACCTACAACATATGGAGAACTGAAGCCTCCTCTTGGGAAGCATCGCTTAAAG ATTGTTGAGTTCATTGCGGTGCTATTAAGAACGGGGAATGAAGCTACTGAGAAGGAATTGGTCAGTTCAGGAACTATTAAACGGATCCTTGATTTGTTCTTTGA GTACCCATTCAATAATGCGTTGCATCATCATGTGGAGAGTATTATATTGTCATGCTTCGAAACTAAGAGCGATACTATGGTTGATCATCTTCTTCGAGACTGTGATTTCATTGGAAAAATCCTTCAAACTGATAAAAACCCCATTATTTCTGGCGATATTAATCAG CTAACTGTTCCTGCTGCTGGAAAGCGGGCACCACGGGCAGGAAACCTTGGTCACATTACGCGAATTTCTAATAAACTTGTTCAGTTGGGAAACACCAACAGCCGCATTCAGACATATCTACAG GAAAATAGTGAATGGAATGAGTGGCAAGCCAGCATTTTGCAAGAGCGTAATGCAGTTGAAAATGTTTACCGATGGGCATGCGG CCGCCCAACAGCATTGCAAGATAGGACAAGGGACAGTGATGAGGATGATCTTCATGACAGAGATTATGATGTAGCAGCTCTAGCGAATAACTTAAGCCAGGCTTTTAGATacaaaatgtatggaaatgaggaTAATGAAGAG GACAATGGCGGCCTTGATCGAGATGATGAG GATGTCTACTTTGATGACGAGTCTGCTGAAGTTGTTATATCTTCTCTGAGGCTTGGTGATGACCAAGGGAG CAGTCTATTCACAAATTCCAACTGGTTTGCCTTCCAAGATGACAGCGTTGGTAATGCCCCTGTGAGTACATCACCTATGGAAATGATGGATGAGATAAGCTTGAATGGAGCTGCTAATGGTGGTAACAGCAATAGTGATGATGAGGTGGTAGTTGGAGAAGATGACGAGTTAACTGAGAGCAAAGACACTGTTAATTTTACTTCCACTTCCAAAACAAACTTTGCCAATGGATTTTCTGGGAGTATTCCCATTCCTCAAAGTGATAAGGCAACTACTCCCCAGGATATTGGATTCTTCAGATTTGATACTCCAGACAATGAAGACTTTTTTGGGGACAGGCCTTTCCCTGAATGGGTAGGATGGGGAGAATCATCAGATTTGCAAGTAGGTGGGTCAAGTTTGAATCCATTTGAAGATCATGATCTCTCTGATGTCAATCTTTCGGATCAAGCTGAGGTAGCAACTCCTGATGTTAATTCCTCCTCAAGTGGAGAATCCATACTACCAAATGGCTCATCCTCGTCCAAGGATTCTAGTGATGGGTCAGTGGGCAGTGATACAAGCCGTAAATCTGCAACGGTGCCCTCTTTGTTTGAAGAGGATGTTGAATTTGTTGGTGTTGAATTAGAGGGAACAGAGAAGGCAATGGAACAGGCTCTCAAGGAGGGTATAGTTGGTGAAGCAGGGCCTCTAAAGAGGAACATGATTCCGAAGGTTCTGGAAAAAGAGAATTCTGATGATGATGGAGCTGGGATTAAGGAGTTCAATGACGCAAACTATTGGAGGGTTGATCAAGAGGTTGCCGTTCTAGAGTGA
- the LOC110644999 gene encoding uncharacterized protein LOC110644999 isoform X2 translates to MFWKLTALSASSPVESILDKENFTLEELLDEEEIIQECKALNSRLINFIRDRAHVEQLLRYIIEEPPEDAESKRTFKFPFIACEIFTCEIDVILKTLAEEEELMNLLFSFLEPNRPHSALLAGYFSKVVVCLMVRKTVPLMKYVQSHQDVFRQLVDLIGITSIMEVLVRLVGADDHVYPNFIDVMQWLADSNLLEMIVDKLNPSSPPEVHANAAETLCAISRNAPSALATKLSSPSFVSRIFGHALEDSHSKSGLVHSLSVCISLLDPKRSATFSPLLHSFRSQQIYESSIPVNPETIDAMLPKLGDLLMLLNVLSDDKILPTTYGELKPPLGKHRLKIVEFIAVLLRTGNEATEKELVSSGTIKRILDLFFEYPFNNALHHHVESIILSCFETKSDTMVDHLLRDCDFIGKILQTDKNPIISGDINQLTVPAAGKRAPRAGNLGHITRISNKLVQLGNTNSRIQTYLQENSEWNEWQASILQERNAVENVYRWACGRPTALQDRTRDSDEDDLHDRDYDVAALANNLSQAFRYKMYGNEDNEEDNGGLDRDDEDVYFDDESAEVVISSLRLGDDQGSLFTNSNWFAFQDDSVGNAPVSTSPMEMMDEISLNGAANGGNSNSDDEVVVGEDDELTESKDTVNFTSTSKTNFANGFSGSIPIPQSDKATTPQDIGFFRFDTPDNEDFFGDRPFPEWVGWGESSDLQVGGSSLNPFEDHDLSDVNLSDQAEVATPDVNSSSSGESILPNGSSSSKDSSDGSVGSDTSRKSATVPSLFEEDVEFVGVELEGTEKAMEQALKEGIVGEAGPLKRNMIPKVLEKENSDDDGAGIKEFNDANYWRVDQEVAVLE, encoded by the exons GTGGAGTCAATACTAGACAAGGAAAATTTCACATTGGAAGAGCTTCTGGACGAGGAAGAAATAATCCAAGAATGCAAAGCTTTAAACAGTCGTCTCATCAATTT TATACGAGATAGAGCCCACGTAGAGCAGTTATTGCGGTATATTATTGAAGAACCTCCTGAGGATGCTGAAAGCAAACGCACCTTCAA gttTCCCTTCATTGCCTGTGAGATATTTACATGTGAAATTGATGTAATTCTTAAGACTTTAGCGGAGGAAGAGGAG TTAATGAACTTACTCTTCTCTTTCTTGGAACCAAACCGACCTCATAGTGCTTTGCTTGCTGGGTATTTCAGCAAG GTGGTTGTTTGCCTTATGGTACGCAAGACTGTCCCACTTATGAAATATGTTCAA TCCCATCAGGATGTTTTCCGTCAACTGGTTGATTTAATTGGAATAACATCTATCATGGAG GTTTTGGTTCGGCTGGTGGGGGCCGATGATCATGTGTATCCCAATTTCATTGATGTGATGCAATGGTTAGCTGATAGCAATTTGCTAGAAATGATTGTGGACAAATTGAATCCTTCT AGCCCTCCTGAAGTTCATGCGAATGCAGCAGAAACATTATGTGCAATATCTCGAAATGCTCCCTCAGCTTTGGCGACTAAACTCTCTAGTCCAAG CTTTGTTTCAAGGATATTTGGACATGCATTGGAAGATTCACATTCAAAATCTGGACTTGTTCACTCACTTTCTGTGTGTATATCTTTACTGGATCCTAAAAGATCTGCAACCTTTTCCCCCTTGCTGCATTCTTTTCGAAGTCAACAAATTTATGAGTCCTCAATCCCTGTAAATCCAGAGACTATTGATGCAATGCTGCCTAAACTTG GTGACTTACTTATGCTATTAAATGTGTTGTCTGATGATAAAATTTTACCTACAACATATGGAGAACTGAAGCCTCCTCTTGGGAAGCATCGCTTAAAG ATTGTTGAGTTCATTGCGGTGCTATTAAGAACGGGGAATGAAGCTACTGAGAAGGAATTGGTCAGTTCAGGAACTATTAAACGGATCCTTGATTTGTTCTTTGA GTACCCATTCAATAATGCGTTGCATCATCATGTGGAGAGTATTATATTGTCATGCTTCGAAACTAAGAGCGATACTATGGTTGATCATCTTCTTCGAGACTGTGATTTCATTGGAAAAATCCTTCAAACTGATAAAAACCCCATTATTTCTGGCGATATTAATCAG CTAACTGTTCCTGCTGCTGGAAAGCGGGCACCACGGGCAGGAAACCTTGGTCACATTACGCGAATTTCTAATAAACTTGTTCAGTTGGGAAACACCAACAGCCGCATTCAGACATATCTACAG GAAAATAGTGAATGGAATGAGTGGCAAGCCAGCATTTTGCAAGAGCGTAATGCAGTTGAAAATGTTTACCGATGGGCATGCGG CCGCCCAACAGCATTGCAAGATAGGACAAGGGACAGTGATGAGGATGATCTTCATGACAGAGATTATGATGTAGCAGCTCTAGCGAATAACTTAAGCCAGGCTTTTAGATacaaaatgtatggaaatgaggaTAATGAAGAG GACAATGGCGGCCTTGATCGAGATGATGAG GATGTCTACTTTGATGACGAGTCTGCTGAAGTTGTTATATCTTCTCTGAGGCTTGGTGATGACCAAGGGAG TCTATTCACAAATTCCAACTGGTTTGCCTTCCAAGATGACAGCGTTGGTAATGCCCCTGTGAGTACATCACCTATGGAAATGATGGATGAGATAAGCTTGAATGGAGCTGCTAATGGTGGTAACAGCAATAGTGATGATGAGGTGGTAGTTGGAGAAGATGACGAGTTAACTGAGAGCAAAGACACTGTTAATTTTACTTCCACTTCCAAAACAAACTTTGCCAATGGATTTTCTGGGAGTATTCCCATTCCTCAAAGTGATAAGGCAACTACTCCCCAGGATATTGGATTCTTCAGATTTGATACTCCAGACAATGAAGACTTTTTTGGGGACAGGCCTTTCCCTGAATGGGTAGGATGGGGAGAATCATCAGATTTGCAAGTAGGTGGGTCAAGTTTGAATCCATTTGAAGATCATGATCTCTCTGATGTCAATCTTTCGGATCAAGCTGAGGTAGCAACTCCTGATGTTAATTCCTCCTCAAGTGGAGAATCCATACTACCAAATGGCTCATCCTCGTCCAAGGATTCTAGTGATGGGTCAGTGGGCAGTGATACAAGCCGTAAATCTGCAACGGTGCCCTCTTTGTTTGAAGAGGATGTTGAATTTGTTGGTGTTGAATTAGAGGGAACAGAGAAGGCAATGGAACAGGCTCTCAAGGAGGGTATAGTTGGTGAAGCAGGGCCTCTAAAGAGGAACATGATTCCGAAGGTTCTGGAAAAAGAGAATTCTGATGATGATGGAGCTGGGATTAAGGAGTTCAATGACGCAAACTATTGGAGGGTTGATCAAGAGGTTGCCGTTCTAGAGTGA